The following are encoded in a window of Penicillium oxalicum strain HP7-1 chromosome II, whole genome shotgun sequence genomic DNA:
- a CDS encoding Clustered mitochondria protein, which translates to MAQSNGELEHSKGCRSVVQTNANFYGIEVAQNPQEPTNGTELEGVAEDDTAGGLFQISVKLPHEPHKIQVMVSSQEQVQDVRQSIVELPGTFQYTCFHLEYNGNRINDFVELSEVPDLKADSEISLVEDPYTEKEARMHIVRIRELVGAAGDRVDNLHGISAGLSLHDSISTEASKAGESDKEHSLAKYDLTGESPLQTILPKEQAPLPKTVKSISLSPWNPVPYNLRQKGHLLYLQVITNEGEQFPITAHVSGFYVNKCSSTKFDPSPRTIMPKNVKGNAHSLLTLISQLSPSFNEAFEALQESNNQKDLLTTFPFQNAIPNSPWLVAPASASQSAHQADITRSQESYLISGVDNAETLRDWNEEFQTTRELPRDTVQDRVFRERLTSKLFADYNEAAARGAVLVARGEVAPLNPTEARDAQIFVYNNIFYSFGADGVGTFTSEGGDEAARVAVGKDVLGIKAVNQLDIQGLFTPGTVVVDYLGKRIVGQCIVPGIFKQREPGEHQIDYGGVEGKEVVATHPDFKPVFEKLSKALRIKQHPVWDKDGKRHDLEGSVETKGLLGTDGRKYVLDLYRVAPLDALWQEEEGSDAYPHRMSVLRLELVESFWRTKMSAYVKAEVERRKTAKAEEAPKEAKTDENPEGKSEETTEEKTEEKSEDQDRVDISGFNLALNPDVFSGQIPQTQEEKDQWAQDEKEVREACEHLRSKIMPDLVQDLHDGDVGFPMDGQSLTQLLHKRGINIRYLGKLAQLSQEKGPRLQALSTLLVQEMVARAFKHIANHYLRNVPAPFVAPCISHLLNCLLGTGVNAAPRPEIDSSLRDIYPEGDFSFEKVTPDALRVEVEKQVKARYRYSLQDGWVSSLRHLQLLRDISIKLGLQLGAREFAFSKEQIKEPAPVANVTNGNSLEDGTNKKKKKKGGENKSPSRVPEQAKVAVTFTADDIVNIVPLVKDASPRSALAEEALEAGRISLMQNQKQLGQELILESLSLHEQIYGILHPEVAKLYHQLSMLYYQTDEKEAAVELARKAVIVTERTLGVDCADTILAYLNLSLFEHASGNTKTALVYIKHAMDLWKIIYGPNHPDSITTMNNAAVMLQHLKQYTDSRKWFEASLSVCENLFGPQSINTATILFQLAQALALDQDSKAAVGKMREAYNIFLAKLGPEDRNTKEAETWLEQLTQNAVSIAKHAKDIQARRLRRININPRVSTMGTRVQPQVGQTAPESSGTASASASGLDSRNIDDLLKFIEGSDQTSSRSKQKKRTAANPKLRGSKQSKA; encoded by the exons ATGGCGCAATCCAATGGGGAGCTGGAGCACTCGAAAG GTTGTCGCTCAGTTGTCCAAACAAATGCTAACTTTTACGGCATAGAGGTGGCCCAGAACCCACAAGAGCCTACAAATGGCACCGAGCTCGAGGGTGTTGCCGAGGATGACACCGCCGGCG GCCTTTTCCAGATCTCTGTGAAGCTTCCCCACGAGCCTCACAAGATTCAGGTGATG GTCTCTAGCCAGGAACAAGTGCAAGACGTCCGCCAATCGATCGTCGAGCTGCCCGGTACCTTCCAGTACACGTGCTTCCATCTGGAATACAACGGCAACCGGATCAATGACTTTGTCGAGCTGTCCGAAGTGCCTGACCTGAAGGCAGACTCGGAGATCTCGCTGGTGGAGGACCCGTACACCGAGAAGGAGGCTCGCATGCACATTGTTCGCATTCGAGAGCTGGTCGGTGCCGCCGGTGACCGTGTGGACAACCTCCACGGTATCTCGGCTGGTCTCTCGTTGCACGATTCCATCTCAACAGAGGCCAGCAAGGCTGGCGAGTCAGACAAGGAGCACTCCCTCGCTAAGTACGATCTGACTGGCGAATCGCCGCTTCAGACAATCCTTCCCAAGGAGCAGGCTCCCCTTCCCAAGACCGTCAAGTCCATCTCACTATCACCGTGGAACCCGGTGCCCTACAACCTCCGCCAGAAGGGCCATCTGCTCTATCTCCAGGTCATCACCAACGAGGGCGAACAATTCCCCATCACCGCCCACGTGTCCGGATTCTACGTCAACAAGTGCTCAAGCACCAAGTTCGATCCTTCTCCGAGAACCATCATGCCCAAGAACGTCAAGGGCAATGCGCACTCCCTCCTCACCTTGATTTCCCAACTGTCGCCCTCTTTCAACGAAGCCTTTGAGGCCCTGCAGGAGTCAAACAACCAGAAGGACCTCCTCACCACCTTCCCCTTCCAGAACGCTATTCCGAACAGCCCCTGGTTGGTTGCCCCTGCATCGGCGAGTCAGAGCGCCCACCAAGCGGATATCACTCGTTCTCAGGAGAGCTATCTGATTTCCGGCGTCGATAATGCGGAAACTCTACGAGACTGGAACGAGGAGTTCCAGACCACCCGTGAGCTGCCCCGGGATACTGTCCAAGACCGAGTTTTCCGTGAGCGCTTGACTTCCAAGCTGTTCGCGGATTACAACGAGGCCGCTGCTCGTGGTGCCGTCTTGGTCGCCCGTGGCGAGGTTGCTCCTCTCAACCCCACCGAAGCCCGCGACGCCCAGATCTTCGTCTACAACAACATCTTCTACTCATTTGGCGCCGACGGCGTGGGCACTTTCACTTCCGAGGGTGGCGATGAGGCTGCTCGCGTGGCAGTCGGTAAAGACGTTCTTGGAATCAAGGCTGTGAACCAGCTTGACATCCAGGGTCTTTTCACCCCCGGAACCGTTGTCGTCGATTATTTGGGCAAGCGCATTGTGGGTCAGTGTATTGTCCCTGGTATCTTCAAGCAGCGGGAGCCTGGCGAGCACCAAATTGACTACGGCGGTGTCGAGGGTAAGGAGGTTGTGGCTACTCACCCTGACTTTAAGCCTGTCTTTGAGAAGCTCTCCAAGGCCCTCCGCATCAAGCAGCACCCCGTCTGGGACAAGGACGGTAAGCGTCATGACCTTGAAGGAAGTGTTGAAACCAAGGGTCTTTTGGGTACTGATGGACGTAAATACGTCCTTGACTTGTATCGGGTGGCCCCTCTTGATGCTCTGtggcaggaggaggaaggcAGTGACGCCTATCCTCACCGCATGTCGGTGCTCCGTCTTGAGCTGGTCGAGTCTTTCTGGCGTACCAAGATGAGCGCGTACGTCAAGGCCGAAGTCGAGCGTCGCAAGActgccaaggccgaggaggcaCCCAAGGAGGCCAAGACCGATGAGAACCCCGAAGGGAAGTCTGAGGAAACCACAGAGGAGAAGACTGAGGAGAAGAGTGAAGACCAGGATCGTGTTGATATCTCTGGATTCAATCTTGCATTGAACCCTGATGTCTTCAGTGGTCAGATCCCGCAGAcccaggaggagaaggaccAGTGGGCCCAAGATGAGAAAGAGGTGCGGGAAGCTTGTGAGCACCTGCGGTCCAAGATCATGCCCGACCTTGTCCAGGACTTGCACGATGGCGACGTTGGCTTCCCCATGGACGGTCAATCTCTCACGCAGTTGCTCCACAAGCGCGGCATCAACATCCGCTACCTCGGTAAGCTGGCACAGCTTTCTCAGGAAAAGGGACCTCGCCTCCAGGCATTGTCCACCCTTCTCGTCCAGGAAATGGTTGCCCGTGCTTTCAAGCACATTGCCAACCACTACCTGCGCAACGTGCCCGCTCCCTTCGTCGCTCCCTGCATCTCTCACCTCCTGAACTGTCTTCTCGGCACTGGTGTGAATGCCGCCCCTCGCCCGGAGATCGATTCTTCTCTGCGTGATATCTATCCTGAGGGAGATTTCTCCTTCGAGAAGGTCACTCCGGATGCGCTCCGCGTCGAGGTTGAGAAACAGGTCAAAGCCCGCTACCGCTACTCGCTCCAAGATGGCTGGGTCAGCTCTTTGCGTCATTTGCAACTTCTGCGTGATATTTCCATCAAGCTCGGTTTGCAGCTTGGTGCCCGCGAGTTTGCCTTCTCCAAGgagcagatcaaggagcCCGCGCCCGTGGCTAACGTCACCAATGGTAACAGCCTGGAAGATGGAaccaacaagaaaaagaagaagaagggaggtgAAAACAAGTCCCCCAGCCGTGTGCCTGAGCAGGCCAAGGTTGCAGTCACTTTCACCGCCGATGATATTGTCAACATCGTTCCTTTGGTGAAGGACGCCTCCCCACGCAGTGCGTTGGCTGAGGAGGCCCTTGAGGCTGGTCGCATCTCCCTCATGCAGAACCAGAAGCAACTCGGCCAGGAGCTCATTTTGGAGTCTCTTTCCCTTCACGAACAAATCTACGGTATCCTCCACCCAGAGGTTGCCAAGCTGTATCACCAGCTTTCAATGCTCTACTATCAGACCGATGAGAAAGAGGCGGCTGTGGAGCTGGCCCGCAAGGCTGTCATCGTCACTGAGCGCACTCTGGGTGTTGACTGTGCAGACACCATCTTGGCTTACTTGAACCTCAGTCTCTTCGAGCATGCTTCTGGAAACACCAAGACTGCGCTGGTCTACATCAAGCATGCTATGGATCTCTGGAAGATCATTTACGGTCCCAACCACCCCGACTCTATCACCACGATGAACAACGCGGCCGTCATGCTGCAGCACCTGAAGCAGTACACTGATTCTCGCAAGTGGTTCGAGGCTTCTCTGTCTGTCTGCGAGAATCTCTTCGGACCGCAGTCGATTAACACCGCCACCATCCTTTTCCAGCTGGCTcaggctctggctctggacCAAGATTCCAAGGCTGCCGTCGGCAAGATGCGTGAGGCGTACAACATCTTCCTCGCTAAACTCGGCCCCGAGGACCGCAACACCAAGGAGGCTGAGACTTGGCTTGAGCAGCTCACTCAGAACGCCGTCTCCATTGCGAAGCACGCCAAGGACATCCAGGCGCGTCGTCTGCGTCGTATCAACATCAACCCTCGCGTCTCCACCATGGGCACCCGCGTCCAACCTCAGGTTGGCCAGACCGCCCCCGAGTCGTCAGGGACCGCCAGCGCCTCTGCCTCTGGACTGGACTCGCGCAACATTGATGACTTGTTGAAGTTCATTGAGGGCAGTGATCAGACCTCTTCGCGCTCGAAGCAAAAGAAGCGCACCGCTGCCAACCCTAAGCTTCGCGGTTCGAAGCAGTCCAAGGCTTAA